The proteins below are encoded in one region of Syntrophotalea carbinolica DSM 2380:
- the ftsW gene encoding putative lipid II flippase FtsW, whose amino-acid sequence MTERGGYDYWLLAVTAVLTAIGVLMVYSSSSIMAAEHYKDGFYFLKRQAGYAVFGMLVLLGAMRFDYHHLRKLAALGLLVSAVLLGLVLVPGIGSSAGGAVRWIRVAGFSLQPSELAKLALVLFLAHSLARKSEKSLRTFKLGVLPYLVILGLMLVMLMLQPDLGSAMTMGAVAMGMMLVAGSCFKHLLVSILPALPALYLAIWRVDYRRRRIMAFMDPWKYSTDEGFQITQSLIAFANGGWKGQGLGQSQQKLFFLPEAHTDFIFSVVGEEAGFIGVLTIAVLFLVLVWLGLRIAWSAPDEFGRYLAFGLILLLGLEAFTNMAVVMSLLPTKGLALPFLSYGGSSLVVSLLAVGILLNVSSQIERRKA is encoded by the coding sequence ATGACGGAGCGCGGCGGATACGATTATTGGCTTCTGGCAGTGACAGCGGTACTTACCGCTATCGGTGTGCTGATGGTCTATTCGTCCTCTTCCATCATGGCTGCAGAGCATTATAAAGACGGTTTTTACTTTTTGAAGCGTCAGGCCGGGTATGCCGTGTTCGGCATGCTGGTCCTGCTTGGCGCCATGCGTTTCGATTACCACCATTTGCGCAAGCTTGCGGCCCTGGGGTTGCTGGTGAGCGCTGTGCTGCTGGGTTTGGTCCTGGTGCCGGGCATCGGTTCCTCGGCCGGAGGCGCCGTTCGCTGGATACGGGTCGCCGGTTTTTCCCTGCAGCCTTCCGAGTTGGCCAAATTGGCCCTGGTGCTGTTCCTGGCGCACTCGCTGGCGCGTAAGTCGGAAAAAAGCCTTCGGACCTTCAAACTCGGAGTGCTGCCCTATCTGGTAATTCTCGGGCTCATGCTGGTGATGCTGATGCTGCAGCCCGACCTCGGCAGCGCCATGACCATGGGCGCCGTGGCCATGGGTATGATGCTGGTAGCCGGCAGTTGTTTCAAGCATTTACTGGTTTCGATATTGCCGGCTTTGCCCGCATTATATCTGGCCATCTGGCGGGTCGATTATCGTCGCCGCCGTATTATGGCTTTTATGGATCCCTGGAAATATTCCACGGATGAAGGGTTTCAGATCACCCAGAGTTTGATTGCTTTTGCCAATGGCGGCTGGAAGGGGCAGGGGTTGGGACAAAGCCAGCAAAAACTGTTTTTTCTACCGGAGGCGCACACCGACTTCATCTTCTCCGTGGTCGGTGAAGAGGCCGGCTTCATCGGTGTTTTGACCATTGCCGTATTGTTTCTGGTATTGGTCTGGCTCGGATTGCGTATTGCCTGGTCGGCCCCGGACGAATTCGGCAGATATCTGGCATTCGGTCTAATTCTGCTGCTTGGTCTGGAAGCCTTTACCAACATGGCCGTGGTCATGTCCCTGTTGCCGACGAAAGGGCTGGCTTTGCCGTTTCTCTCGTATGGCGGCAGCAGTCTGGTTGTTTCATTGTTAGCGGTGGGTATCTTGCTCAATGTTTCCAGTCAGATCGAGAGGAGGAAGGCATGA
- the murD gene encoding UDP-N-acetylmuramoyl-L-alanine--D-glutamate ligase — MAEYSGKHVVVVGAGCTGLGLARFFLDRGALVTLSDSRSREELVDVAELADHGLRFDCGGHDAALLAGADLIAISPGIPLTVPAVAGALQAGVPVQGEIEIAARELSAPMVAITGTNGKSTTTCLMGEIMRCWGRRAFVGGNLGTPLIEATRSTDWDWIVAEISSFQLEAIDTFRPRYGMLLNLTADHLDRYAGMGEYVAAKLRLFENMTAEDVAVVNADDALVVRSTTDLPCRKIPFSSSRVLDEGMGFDGQHIVWRHAGRQERFDVADLQLKGLHNVENVMAALIPPLMEGCPTDIAWKAVCGFSGLDHRMVLVREIDGVSWYDDSKGTNVGSVVKSLAGLQGPVTLIAGGKDKGGDYAPLAGLIGEKVEHLILIGQAADRMQAAFQGMTTILRADSLEAAVQQAQQVTMAGGTVLLSPGCSSFDMFRSYAERGEVFCRAVQALQGNG, encoded by the coding sequence ATGGCCGAGTATAGCGGAAAACACGTGGTTGTTGTCGGTGCGGGATGCACCGGGCTGGGCCTGGCAAGGTTTTTTCTCGACCGCGGCGCCCTGGTGACCCTGTCCGACAGCCGCAGCCGCGAAGAACTCGTCGATGTGGCGGAACTGGCCGATCATGGTCTGCGCTTCGATTGCGGCGGCCACGATGCCGCATTGCTGGCCGGCGCCGATCTTATTGCCATCAGCCCCGGAATTCCGTTGACGGTGCCGGCGGTGGCGGGGGCCTTGCAGGCCGGAGTGCCGGTCCAAGGCGAGATCGAGATCGCCGCCAGGGAATTGAGTGCGCCGATGGTTGCCATAACCGGTACCAATGGCAAATCGACCACCACCTGTCTGATGGGGGAAATCATGCGCTGCTGGGGGCGCCGTGCATTTGTCGGCGGCAATCTCGGTACGCCTCTGATCGAGGCGACACGGAGCACCGACTGGGACTGGATTGTGGCCGAAATCTCGTCCTTTCAACTCGAGGCCATCGATACGTTTCGACCGCGCTACGGCATGTTGCTGAACCTCACTGCGGATCATCTCGATCGGTACGCCGGCATGGGCGAGTATGTGGCGGCCAAACTCCGGCTGTTTGAAAACATGACGGCCGAGGATGTGGCGGTGGTCAACGCCGATGATGCGCTGGTGGTGCGGTCCACAACCGATTTGCCCTGTCGCAAAATTCCGTTTTCCTCCAGTCGTGTGCTTGACGAAGGCATGGGATTCGATGGCCAGCACATCGTCTGGCGGCACGCGGGGCGGCAGGAACGTTTCGATGTCGCCGATCTGCAACTTAAAGGGCTGCATAATGTGGAGAACGTCATGGCGGCCTTGATTCCACCGTTAATGGAAGGATGCCCCACCGATATCGCATGGAAGGCGGTATGCGGTTTTAGCGGTCTCGATCACCGCATGGTCCTGGTCAGGGAAATCGACGGTGTGAGCTGGTACGACGATTCCAAGGGAACTAACGTCGGCAGCGTCGTAAAAAGCCTGGCGGGACTTCAGGGCCCCGTCACCCTGATTGCCGGCGGTAAGGACAAAGGCGGCGACTATGCGCCCTTAGCGGGCCTGATCGGGGAGAAGGTCGAACATCTGATCCTTATCGGCCAGGCGGCCGACCGGATGCAGGCTGCTTTTCAGGGCATGACGACGATTCTGCGGGCCGATTCCCTCGAAGCCGCGGTGCAGCAGGCCCAACAGGTGACGATGGCCGGCGGGACAGTGCTGCTGTCTCCCGGTTGTTCGAGTTTCGATATGTTTCGCAGCTATGCCGAGCGCGGCGAGGTGTTCTGCCGTGCGGTGCAGGCTTTGCAGGGGAATGGTTGA
- the mraY gene encoding phospho-N-acetylmuramoyl-pentapeptide-transferase: MLYHLLYPLHEQFSVLYIFRYITFRAIYATITALMIAFILGPWLIDKLSRLQIGQSIRKDGPQSHFKKEGTPTMGGTLILLAIVLPTLLWTDLTNVYVWVTLLVTVGFGAVGFVDDYRKVKLRNSAGLSARQKMLWLMLIAGTAGVMLYSYPPFQTTLAFPFFKGLRPELGLFYIPFAVLVIVGASNAVNLTDGLDGLAIGPTIIASGTYLLFAYLAGNARLAEYLQISSVQGAGELAVLCGAMVGAGLGFLWFNTYPAQVFMGDVGSLSLGGALGTIAVITKQEIVLVIVGGIFVVEALSVIVQVSSFKLLGKRIFRMAPIHHHFELKGWAEPKIIVRFWIISIILALVALSTLKLR; encoded by the coding sequence ATGCTGTATCATTTACTTTATCCGCTGCATGAACAGTTTTCGGTGTTGTACATTTTTCGCTACATCACCTTCCGGGCTATTTATGCGACCATTACCGCCCTTATGATCGCCTTTATTCTCGGGCCCTGGCTTATCGACAAGTTGTCCCGGTTGCAGATCGGGCAAAGTATACGCAAGGACGGTCCGCAGTCCCATTTCAAGAAGGAAGGGACGCCCACCATGGGTGGTACCCTCATCCTGCTGGCCATCGTGTTGCCGACCCTGCTGTGGACGGATCTCACCAACGTCTATGTCTGGGTAACGTTGTTGGTGACCGTCGGGTTTGGTGCCGTCGGTTTCGTCGACGATTACCGGAAGGTAAAGCTGCGCAACAGCGCAGGGCTGTCTGCGCGACAAAAAATGCTATGGCTGATGCTTATCGCCGGCACCGCCGGAGTCATGTTGTATTCGTATCCGCCGTTTCAGACGACTTTGGCCTTTCCGTTTTTCAAGGGCTTGCGACCGGAGCTGGGATTGTTTTATATCCCCTTTGCGGTGCTCGTTATTGTCGGCGCAAGCAATGCGGTGAATCTCACCGACGGCCTGGACGGGCTGGCCATCGGGCCGACCATCATCGCCTCGGGCACCTACCTGCTGTTCGCTTATCTGGCCGGTAATGCGCGGCTGGCCGAGTATCTGCAGATCAGCAGCGTGCAGGGAGCCGGAGAACTGGCCGTCCTGTGCGGTGCCATGGTGGGTGCCGGGCTCGGATTCCTGTGGTTCAATACCTATCCCGCCCAGGTATTCATGGGGGATGTCGGCAGTCTTTCGCTCGGCGGCGCTTTGGGCACCATCGCGGTGATCACCAAGCAGGAGATCGTGCTGGTTATTGTCGGTGGGATTTTTGTGGTCGAGGCGCTGTCGGTTATCGTGCAGGTTTCGTCCTTCAAACTGCTCGGCAAGCGGATTTTTCGGATGGCGCCGATTCATCACCACTTCGAACTCAAAGGTTGGGCCGAGCCGAAGATCATTGTGCGTTTCTGGATTATCAGCATCATTCTGGCACTTGTGGCGTTGTCCACGTTGAAGCTGAGGTAG
- a CDS encoding UDP-N-acetylmuramoyl-tripeptide--D-alanyl-D-alanine ligase gives MRLDLTQIMTITGGDLTPERADGVVTGVSTDSRSLRAGDLFVPLRGPRFDGHDFIAQAVQSGAVACLSEEVIAGLPVPVIRVTDTLRALGDLAAAVRQAFDGPVVAVTGSSGKTTTKEMLAGILALRGEGLKTEGNFNNLIGLPHTLFRLEADHHWAVLELGMSARGEIARLAEISRPDIGVITNVGPAHLETLHNLQGVARAKGELFAALPAGGTAVINGDDPRVLQLPVANGVRRLIYGCGSDAEVRAEDIAVDGHGTHFCLLLAGESWPVHLSVPGRYNVHNALAAAAAAHALKVGGAQIVEGLEAFRSCAGRMAVAELASGATLLEDFYNANPLAVKAALSALDEMPGSGRRIAVLGDMLELGDAASEMHRQTGLDASKCVDLLILLGERAEDTAAGARQGGMPPQSVWVVKSHDEAVQLLAGILRPGDRVLVKGSRGMTMEKICNALRASDGRPSAGH, from the coding sequence ATGCGACTCGATCTGACCCAAATTATGACCATCACCGGTGGCGACCTGACACCCGAACGTGCCGACGGTGTCGTTACCGGAGTGTCCACCGACAGCCGCTCCCTGCGTGCCGGAGATCTGTTCGTGCCGTTGCGCGGTCCGCGTTTTGACGGTCACGATTTTATCGCGCAGGCCGTGCAAAGTGGCGCGGTTGCCTGCCTGAGCGAAGAAGTTATTGCAGGATTGCCGGTACCGGTGATCCGCGTGACCGATACCCTGCGGGCCCTTGGTGATCTGGCCGCTGCGGTGCGGCAGGCGTTTGATGGGCCGGTGGTGGCGGTAACCGGCTCCTCCGGTAAAACCACGACCAAGGAGATGCTGGCCGGTATCTTGGCTTTGCGGGGTGAAGGTCTCAAAACCGAAGGGAATTTCAATAATCTGATCGGTCTGCCTCATACGCTTTTTCGCCTTGAAGCCGACCATCATTGGGCGGTGCTCGAACTCGGCATGAGCGCCCGCGGTGAAATTGCCCGGCTGGCGGAAATCAGTCGGCCCGATATCGGCGTTATCACCAACGTGGGACCTGCTCATCTGGAGACTTTACACAACCTGCAGGGCGTGGCGCGCGCCAAAGGCGAACTGTTCGCCGCCCTGCCTGCCGGGGGTACGGCCGTGATCAACGGCGACGATCCTCGCGTTTTGCAGCTGCCGGTCGCCAACGGCGTGCGCCGGCTTATTTACGGTTGCGGTTCCGATGCCGAAGTACGTGCCGAAGACATTGCCGTGGATGGACACGGAACCCATTTTTGTCTGCTATTGGCCGGAGAAAGCTGGCCGGTTCATTTGTCGGTTCCCGGTCGATATAACGTGCACAATGCCTTGGCCGCTGCCGCCGCCGCCCATGCATTGAAGGTAGGCGGGGCGCAGATTGTCGAAGGGTTAGAGGCCTTTCGTTCTTGTGCCGGTCGTATGGCCGTGGCGGAGCTTGCCAGTGGGGCGACGTTGCTGGAGGACTTTTACAATGCCAATCCTCTGGCCGTTAAGGCGGCCCTGTCCGCACTGGACGAAATGCCCGGTAGTGGCCGCCGCATCGCTGTTTTGGGCGACATGCTGGAGCTGGGCGATGCCGCGTCGGAAATGCACCGTCAGACCGGCCTGGATGCTTCGAAGTGCGTCGATCTGTTGATTCTGCTCGGGGAACGGGCTGAGGATACGGCCGCCGGTGCACGGCAGGGCGGCATGCCGCCCCAGTCGGTGTGGGTGGTGAAAAGTCACGACGAGGCCGTGCAGTTGCTCGCGGGAATACTGCGACCCGGCGATCGCGTGTTGGTCAAAGGCTCTCGCGGCATGACCATGGAAAAAATCTGTAACGCCTTGCGCGCCAGTGATGGGCGGCCATCCGCCGGCCATTAG
- a CDS encoding UDP-N-acetylmuramoyl-L-alanyl-D-glutamate--2,6-diaminopimelate ligase has protein sequence MNISVLCQILDPSAVSGSTDGVVSGLYYDSRRVQPGGLFFALRGASVDGHRFIEDALARGAVAVVMESPHTLPTGVTGILVKDGRRAMALAAAAYFGDPSKDMLVVGITGTNGKTTVSYLVESILLAAGYRPAVLGTVDYRFEGAHLPSSHTTPESVDLMETIADFRGRGADALVLEVSSHSLEQRRVDGVWFDVGVFTNLTPEHLDYHGDLETYFGAKLRLFNGLGDRSPRQVVANSDDSWGARLGAMLPAVIRCGHASECDVTADDVTISVAGIAGSLRTARGTAALQSPLVGDYNLQNLLCAAGVGAALDMVPATIAKALAQAPQVPGRLESIANERGALVLVDYAHTGDALENVLVTLRQLQPRRLLCVFGCGGDRDAGKRPVMGEIAARLADVAILTSDNPRSEDPLAIMQQVESGLRRIHEEPWSLQQARQAAGRGYLSLSDRREAICFAVSLLQPDDVLLVAGKGHEDYQIIGRQRLHFDDREELRKALTAAAEEPCDSI, from the coding sequence ATGAACATTTCCGTCCTTTGCCAGATACTCGATCCGAGTGCCGTTAGCGGTTCGACCGACGGTGTCGTAAGTGGTTTGTATTATGACTCCCGGCGTGTCCAGCCGGGCGGGTTGTTTTTTGCCCTGCGGGGAGCCAGTGTGGATGGACACCGGTTTATCGAGGATGCTCTTGCGCGCGGTGCCGTGGCGGTTGTGATGGAGTCGCCCCATACCTTGCCGACCGGGGTAACCGGTATCCTGGTCAAAGATGGCCGACGGGCCATGGCCTTGGCGGCGGCGGCATATTTCGGCGATCCCAGCAAGGACATGTTGGTGGTCGGGATAACGGGAACCAACGGCAAAACCACCGTAAGCTATCTCGTCGAATCGATTCTGCTAGCCGCCGGTTATCGGCCGGCCGTGCTGGGAACCGTCGATTATCGGTTTGAAGGTGCGCATCTGCCGTCGAGTCATACCACCCCCGAGTCCGTCGATTTGATGGAAACCATCGCAGACTTCAGAGGTCGCGGTGCCGATGCGCTTGTTCTGGAGGTGTCTTCCCATTCCCTTGAGCAGCGTCGTGTTGACGGAGTGTGGTTTGACGTTGGCGTTTTTACCAACCTGACCCCGGAACATCTCGATTACCACGGTGACCTGGAAACCTATTTCGGTGCCAAGCTCAGGCTTTTTAACGGCCTCGGCGATCGGTCCCCCCGACAGGTGGTGGCCAATTCCGACGATAGCTGGGGCGCACGTCTGGGGGCGATGCTGCCCGCGGTCATTCGTTGCGGACATGCTTCCGAATGTGACGTCACTGCCGACGATGTGACGATTTCCGTCGCCGGCATTGCGGGCTCATTGCGTACCGCTCGCGGAACGGCTGCTCTGCAATCGCCACTGGTCGGGGACTACAATCTGCAAAATCTGTTGTGCGCCGCCGGGGTTGGGGCTGCGCTCGATATGGTGCCGGCAACCATCGCCAAGGCTTTGGCCCAAGCGCCGCAGGTGCCGGGACGACTGGAAAGCATAGCCAATGAACGGGGTGCTCTGGTGTTGGTCGATTATGCCCACACCGGCGATGCCCTGGAAAACGTGCTGGTAACATTGCGTCAGTTGCAGCCGCGTCGCCTGCTTTGCGTATTCGGCTGCGGTGGCGATCGCGATGCGGGTAAACGGCCGGTCATGGGTGAAATAGCCGCCCGTCTGGCCGACGTGGCTATTTTGACCTCCGATAATCCGCGTAGCGAGGATCCGTTGGCCATTATGCAACAGGTTGAAAGCGGGCTGCGCCGTATTCACGAGGAGCCCTGGTCGTTGCAACAGGCCCGACAGGCCGCCGGTAGAGGATACCTGAGTCTTAGCGACCGGCGCGAAGCGATATGTTTTGCGGTGAGTCTGCTGCAGCCGGACGATGTGCTGTTGGTTGCCGGTAAGGGGCATGAGGACTATCAGATCATTGGCAGGCAGCGTCTGCATTTCGATGATCGCGAAGAATTACGCAAGGCCCTGACGGCCGCCGCGGAGGAACCATGCGACTCGATCTGA
- a CDS encoding penicillin-binding protein — translation MKLSPEKSSKIRIALMGVVFTLFFLAVVGRGYWLQVIQNEETVARARRQYKRIIPLTPRRGAIYDRNGAALARSTSVDSIFAEPFRVSDVDASARVLAKPLGMTRAALRKKLASKRRFVWLQRKVQPDQSAMVRKLKLRGIAFTKEHQRFYPNGQLAAQLLGFTGLDPKGLEGLEKYYDSQLLGQEGFLVAAKDGRRKGLGASDKVIQGGSHGNSLYLTIDRNLQYLAEKELAVALKDAKARAGSVVMLDPVTGEILAMANQPTYNPNAYGRFPAAYRRNRAVCDEFEPGSTLKVFLTAAALNENLVQPQRLVDCEKGAFRVGGMTIHDHHPYEQLTVTEVLSKSSNIGSAKIGKILERQRYFDYLTHFGFGEKTGLDFPGEASGQLRRPNQWFEGDLAAISFGQGMTVTALQLARATAAIANGGVLMEADLVKQVVDDRGEIVERRSPKVARRVVSQKAAAQVRAMMELVTQEGGTGTLAAVPGYRVGGKTGTAQKVDPVTGGYSADKRVASFVGFAPANHPRIVILVVIDEPKTQVYGGLVAAPVFSRLAGQALLYLGVPPTERDMEAPLPPETLETEVAISTGVAQPERIGKGGIPYMPHCLGMSCRQVLQTMQAQGIDIRIKGSGRVVEQSPAPGQAISFGDEVWVKLKPPT, via the coding sequence ATGAAATTGTCGCCGGAAAAAAGCAGCAAAATCCGCATTGCTTTAATGGGGGTGGTGTTTACGCTCTTTTTTCTGGCGGTTGTAGGGCGGGGCTACTGGCTTCAGGTCATTCAAAACGAAGAAACCGTTGCCCGCGCCCGTCGGCAATACAAGAGGATCATTCCGCTTACACCGCGCCGTGGCGCCATCTATGATCGCAACGGGGCGGCGCTTGCCCGTAGCACCAGTGTCGATTCGATTTTTGCCGAGCCTTTTCGCGTCAGCGATGTCGATGCCAGTGCGCGCGTCCTGGCCAAGCCTCTCGGCATGACCCGCGCGGCGTTGCGCAAAAAACTGGCCTCCAAGCGCCGTTTCGTCTGGCTGCAACGCAAGGTGCAGCCGGATCAGAGCGCCATGGTCCGCAAGCTCAAGCTTCGTGGCATCGCTTTTACCAAGGAGCACCAACGATTTTACCCCAATGGCCAACTGGCCGCGCAATTGCTGGGATTCACCGGGCTCGACCCCAAGGGTCTGGAAGGACTGGAAAAATACTACGATAGCCAGTTGTTGGGGCAGGAAGGTTTTCTGGTGGCTGCGAAGGACGGTCGTCGCAAAGGTTTGGGAGCCAGCGATAAAGTCATTCAGGGCGGCAGTCACGGGAACAGCCTTTACCTTACCATCGACCGTAATCTCCAATACCTTGCCGAAAAGGAACTGGCCGTTGCGCTGAAAGATGCCAAGGCGCGAGCCGGCAGCGTGGTTATGCTCGATCCTGTCACCGGTGAGATTTTGGCCATGGCCAACCAACCGACTTATAACCCCAATGCCTACGGGCGGTTTCCGGCGGCATACCGGCGCAACCGCGCCGTGTGTGACGAGTTTGAGCCGGGCTCGACCCTTAAGGTGTTTTTGACGGCGGCTGCTTTGAATGAAAACCTGGTGCAGCCCCAGCGGTTGGTCGATTGTGAAAAGGGTGCCTTTCGGGTTGGCGGCATGACCATCCATGATCATCACCCCTATGAACAGCTGACCGTGACCGAAGTGTTGAGCAAAAGTTCCAATATCGGGTCAGCCAAGATCGGGAAGATCCTGGAGCGTCAACGATATTTCGACTATCTGACGCATTTCGGGTTCGGCGAAAAAACCGGCCTCGATTTTCCAGGCGAAGCTTCGGGGCAGTTGCGCAGACCGAACCAGTGGTTCGAGGGCGATCTGGCCGCTATATCTTTTGGCCAGGGCATGACCGTAACGGCTTTGCAGTTGGCGCGTGCCACCGCGGCTATTGCCAATGGTGGCGTGCTCATGGAGGCCGACCTGGTGAAGCAGGTGGTCGACGACCGGGGTGAAATTGTTGAACGGCGATCTCCCAAGGTTGCCCGACGCGTGGTTTCCCAAAAGGCGGCAGCACAGGTTCGGGCGATGATGGAGCTTGTTACGCAGGAGGGCGGCACCGGCACCCTGGCTGCCGTTCCGGGTTACCGCGTCGGCGGCAAGACAGGCACGGCCCAGAAGGTCGATCCGGTTACCGGCGGATATTCGGCGGACAAACGGGTGGCCTCCTTTGTCGGTTTTGCCCCGGCGAATCACCCAAGAATCGTTATCCTGGTGGTCATCGACGAGCCAAAGACCCAGGTCTACGGCGGTTTGGTTGCGGCACCGGTTTTTTCGCGATTGGCCGGGCAGGCTTTGCTCTATCTCGGTGTTCCGCCGACCGAAAGGGATATGGAGGCGCCATTGCCGCCGGAAACTCTGGAAACGGAAGTGGCGATATCGACCGGCGTTGCGCAACCCGAGCGTATCGGGAAGGGGGGGATTCCTTATATGCCCCATTGTCTTGGCATGAGTTGTCGGCAGGTGTTGCAGACGATGCAGGCGCAGGGAATCGATATCCGGATTAAAGGCTCCGGCAGGGTTGTGGAACAATCTCCGGCACCTGGACAGGCTATAAGCTTCGGCGATGAAGTCTGGGTGAAGTTGAAACCGCCGACATGA
- the ftsL gene encoding cell division protein FtsL: MSFSSQRALPGVGSGSAFWQRFSVGQFLLFLVALVGAGVFYIWSCSQLIELGYAISSCESQLLELQREENCLRLEVATLKNPAHLERVASRTLDLHYPEPHQVIIVR; this comes from the coding sequence ATGTCCTTTTCTTCTCAACGGGCCCTGCCCGGCGTCGGTAGCGGAAGTGCGTTCTGGCAACGGTTCTCGGTAGGGCAATTCCTTTTATTTCTGGTCGCTCTGGTCGGCGCAGGGGTGTTCTACATCTGGTCCTGCAGTCAGCTTATCGAGTTGGGTTACGCTATTTCCAGTTGTGAGAGCCAGCTTCTGGAGCTGCAGCGCGAAGAGAACTGTTTGCGCTTGGAAGTCGCGACCCTTAAGAACCCGGCGCATCTCGAACGTGTGGCCAGTCGAACCCTCGATCTCCATTACCCCGAACCGCATCAGGTGATTATCGTCCGATGA
- the rsmH gene encoding 16S rRNA (cytosine(1402)-N(4))-methyltransferase RsmH translates to MTREVFQHSSVMPEEVLECLRPQPGEVFVDGTVGGGGHARLILEATAPDGLLVGLDRDREALEEAGRQLASFGERVLLRHGNFADATRILAELDIATVDGILLDLGVSSFQLDTARRGFSFQSDAPLDMRMDTSAGMTAADVVNALSPEELARIFREYGEERYARRIARRIEKVRADEPLMTTRQLAELVRDAVPGGHVPSRIHPATRVFQALRIHVNAELDSLREGLRRSLALLKPGGRMAVISFHSLEDRIVKQFFRSEVQTCICPPGLPICACNRKPGVALLTRKGLKASESEIAANPRARSAVLRAIRRL, encoded by the coding sequence ATGACGCGTGAGGTGTTTCAACATAGCTCGGTAATGCCTGAAGAGGTGCTGGAGTGTTTGCGGCCACAGCCGGGCGAGGTGTTTGTCGATGGTACGGTCGGAGGGGGCGGACACGCTCGTCTGATTCTGGAGGCGACGGCTCCGGATGGATTGCTCGTAGGTCTTGATCGGGATCGGGAGGCCCTTGAAGAGGCGGGGCGACAGCTTGCATCCTTCGGCGAGCGGGTTCTGTTGCGTCACGGCAATTTCGCCGATGCCACCCGGATTCTGGCCGAACTGGACATTGCCACCGTGGATGGCATTCTGCTCGACCTTGGCGTCTCCTCCTTTCAACTCGATACGGCGCGAAGGGGATTCTCCTTCCAGTCCGATGCGCCCCTCGATATGCGCATGGATACCTCCGCAGGCATGACTGCCGCGGATGTGGTCAATGCTTTGTCCCCGGAGGAGTTGGCTCGGATTTTTAGGGAATATGGGGAGGAGCGTTATGCACGCCGCATTGCGCGCCGCATCGAAAAGGTGCGGGCCGACGAACCGTTGATGACCACCAGACAGTTGGCCGAACTGGTTCGCGATGCGGTTCCGGGAGGGCATGTGCCATCACGGATACATCCGGCCACGCGGGTTTTTCAGGCCCTGCGTATCCATGTCAATGCCGAGTTGGACAGCTTGCGGGAAGGTTTGCGGCGGTCGTTGGCATTGCTGAAGCCCGGCGGAAGAATGGCGGTGATCAGTTTTCATTCCCTGGAAGATCGTATCGTTAAACAGTTTTTTCGCAGTGAAGTCCAAACCTGTATCTGTCCGCCCGGTTTGCCGATCTGCGCTTGCAATCGTAAGCCTGGCGTGGCGTTGCTGACGCGCAAGGGTCTGAAGGCCTCCGAGTCTGAAATTGCGGCCAACCCCCGCGCACGAAGCGCGGTACTGCGGGCGATTCGACGTCTTTGA
- a CDS encoding division/cell wall cluster transcriptional repressor MraZ, with product MRFKGEFFNAIDAKGRASIPAKFRETLSSVYGDERLIVTQSDGGLAAYPYQEWHKMLERVEALPSNDLKEAINLAIISPAVECSFDKQGRIQLPKAQRCYAGLESEIREIVVVGAIDKIMIWNRTKHIERREQAEAFLRAQSQELKNLGF from the coding sequence ATGCGATTCAAGGGTGAATTTTTTAATGCGATCGACGCCAAGGGCAGGGCGAGCATTCCGGCCAAGTTTCGGGAAACGCTGAGTTCTGTTTATGGCGACGAACGTCTGATCGTCACGCAAAGCGATGGCGGTCTGGCGGCATATCCCTACCAGGAATGGCACAAGATGTTGGAAAGAGTCGAGGCCTTACCGTCCAACGACTTGAAAGAAGCTATCAATCTGGCGATTATTTCTCCTGCTGTTGAGTGTTCGTTCGATAAGCAGGGCCGCATCCAGTTGCCCAAGGCGCAACGTTGCTATGCCGGTCTCGAATCGGAAATTCGTGAGATTGTGGTGGTCGGGGCCATCGACAAAATCATGATATGGAACCGTACCAAGCACATCGAGCGGCGTGAGCAGGCCGAAGCGTTTCTTCGGGCACAGTCGCAGGAACTCAAAAATCTCGGGTTTTAG